In Spea bombifrons isolate aSpeBom1 chromosome 12, aSpeBom1.2.pri, whole genome shotgun sequence, the following proteins share a genomic window:
- the LOC128470454 gene encoding uncharacterized protein LOC128470454 yields the protein MAEDLQTQIPAAVQAWLRSALAASFPTALEGLQSARPAPSVASPAEVEESDAGGSSSPAGTAASQKRAWSDLPSTSAKGKAPLKKVRSSVLPMVPPTEDLTDYEVLDEYCAGSSGFASPAREQDFVPDPPKLPLNPSSAPDQPFEVVDDLGTPLFDPRALRHPRSSEWTPSAHIAEFLRFWIRRPLDKDVRQRLRSECPRPTVKDKVLNTPEFDQTFVTFLTKNGKDPRKDIELGLRSTQDKLLDVAGPLTQVFQMADEAITDGSPLDPQLVRDWTQRALCHLGNANCAISTERRKAALFKLDAKLAELAPKELGAEAKGLLFGEKFIKDLSQHVNLFTSLNKAQANMRRVFQSGSRFSSRAGRQRGRAASRTASFGSRPRFPDASTTYRSHYRLPFTRGGSRGRGLSSTRGRSASGRPPVV from the exons ATGGCCGAAGACTTACAAACCCAGATTCCAGCGGCCGTTCAGGCATGGCTCCGATCCGCTCTGGCTGCATCGTTCCCTACCGCCCTGGAGGGGCTCCAGTCTGCGCGCCCAGCTCCTTCTGTCGCTTCCCCTGCCGAGGTTGAGGAGTCAGACGCAGGCGGTTCGTCTTCCCCCGCGGGCACGGCGGCTTCACAGAAACGTGCCTGGAGCGATTTGCCTTCTACATCGGCAAAAGGAAAGGCTCCGTTAAAGAAGGTCCGCAGTTCAGTCCTTCCCATGGTGCCTCCAACTGAGGACCTCACGGATTACGAGGTGTTGGATGAATACTGCGCTGGTTCTTCGGGTTTCGCCTCCCCTGCCCGGGAGCAAGATTTCGTTCCCGATCCTCCCAAGCTCCCACTCAATCCATCCAGCGCTCCCGACCAACCGTTTGAAGTTGTGGATGACCTCGGCACTCCATTGTTTGACCCCAGGGCCCTTCGTCACCCTCGCTCTTCGGAGTGGACTCCTTCGGCTCATATTGCCGAGTTTTTACGGTTTTGGATCCGTCGCCCCCTGGACAAGGACGTACGTCAAAGGCTCCGCTCAGAGTGCCCTCGACCTACCGTCAAGGATAAGGTCCTCAATACTCCCGAGTTCGACCAGACTTTTGTAACTTTCCTGACAAAGAACGGTAAAGACCCTCGTAAGGACATTGAGCTGGGGCTGCGCTCCACGCAAGACAAGCTGTTGGACGTTGCGGGTCCTTTGACACAGGTCTTCCAGATGGCAGACGAGGCCATTACTGACGGCTCGCCTTTGGATCCCCAGTTGGTGCGCGATTGGACTCAGCGTGCCTTATGTCATCTGGGAAACGCCAATTGCGCTATCTCCACCGAGCGACGCAAGGCGGCGTTATTCAAGCTAGATGCCAAGTTGGCCGAGTTGGCCCCTAAAGAGCTGGGCGCGGAAGCCAAGGGTCTCCTGTTTGGAGAAAAATTTATCAAAGACCTGAGCCAGCATGTGAACTTGTTCACCTCCCTCAACAAGGCCCAGGCTAACATGAGGCGTGTTTTCCAGTCAGGAAGTCGTTTTTCCTCCAGAGCTGGCCGGCAGCGGGGTCGTGCCGCCAGCAGAACGGCCTCTTTTGGCTCCAGACCCCGGTTCCCGGATGCTTCCACCACCTACCGCTCTCATTACCGGCTTCCATTCACCAGAGGTGGCTCCAGGGGCAGAGGACTCTCGTCCACCAGGGGCAGATCGGCTTCAG GTCGTCCTCCGGTTGTCTGA